One genomic region from Nostoc sphaeroides encodes:
- a CDS encoding pentapeptide repeat-containing protein produces MTTPIVKRSNQSGQSKQPERANSLLLASRRFAAWAAEITLVVTSGLIPFGIGVYADSRSDFNRVPLNPVLVVTERAIARPLALPVSYGIRNVAWPTNILWTIALLAPVTLSWWQLYLLAKTGSTIPKRWLKVRVVNEQGSPPGLGAVVIREGVGRWTVPISIAYLLWRYSFAFPNLGLFTFLSLLMIVGEGIGLPSRRGRRALHDQLAGTYTIDATRPQASSLLANNKQVEATNGNDEVEEWHEGEELAAAQTNQSPNIWRRIQQNPNLTLFGVGLTSMTAVLATLIGTQVYIQIQQSQRTTEKINSQQFLELVKQLAPNSGATNEQRQSTILAIGGLNDPESIKFLANLLVSETNPSIQDTIQQALTTVGPQAIPELKNKNQFLVSELESVGSTATQERELRQGRLQRNQRTINKILSVYSGKIEGVDLTSTQLGQSGIPGSSFFNLVLDNLDLSGVKFKSANLNQASFKGSRFRDVGEDGRWDTYDDVMADLSQAQLQQANLTDANLSRVLMNRTDLSRATLNRANLSNARLYEAKLNSAQLVGADLRNAVLEKASLTGADLGDAKLNEANLYAARLGRATAIGTQLSFANLTNTDWQGADLSGAYLDRANLSNANLGATRLAGAVLRSAQMENANLQNADLSLADLRGANVVGADFKGAILAPSKQDPADQFVQTPDLGSVSAVVQGVDFSKAKNLDSKQLAYICTQGGIHPRCP; encoded by the coding sequence ATGACGACACCAATTGTTAAAAGAAGTAATCAATCTGGTCAATCAAAACAACCAGAAAGAGCGAATTCGCTGCTGCTAGCAAGCAGGCGTTTTGCTGCTTGGGCGGCTGAAATTACACTAGTAGTTACTAGTGGGTTGATTCCCTTTGGCATTGGTGTCTATGCCGATTCTAGAAGCGATTTTAACCGAGTGCCGCTTAACCCCGTGCTGGTAGTCACAGAAAGAGCGATCGCTAGACCCCTGGCTCTACCTGTAAGCTATGGCATCCGTAACGTGGCATGGCCGACTAATATTTTGTGGACAATCGCCCTGTTAGCACCTGTAACTCTCTCATGGTGGCAATTGTATTTACTGGCTAAGACTGGTAGCACAATTCCTAAACGTTGGTTAAAAGTGCGGGTTGTCAACGAGCAAGGAAGTCCACCCGGTTTAGGGGCAGTTGTAATTAGAGAAGGAGTCGGGCGTTGGACTGTACCTATTTCCATCGCCTATCTGCTGTGGCGCTACAGCTTTGCTTTTCCTAATTTAGGATTATTCACATTTTTGTCTTTGTTAATGATTGTGGGTGAAGGGATAGGCTTACCGTCGCGCCGGGGTCGTCGCGCATTGCACGATCAACTTGCAGGCACTTATACAATAGATGCGACTCGCCCGCAAGCATCCTCACTCTTAGCTAACAACAAACAAGTTGAGGCTACTAACGGTAATGATGAAGTAGAAGAATGGCACGAGGGAGAAGAATTAGCGGCAGCCCAAACCAATCAGTCGCCCAATATATGGCGACGGATACAGCAAAATCCTAATCTGACTTTGTTTGGGGTAGGGCTTACGAGTATGACTGCTGTATTGGCAACTTTAATCGGCACTCAAGTTTATATCCAAATTCAACAATCCCAGCGAACAACCGAGAAAATCAACAGCCAACAGTTCCTCGAACTTGTCAAACAATTAGCTCCCAACTCTGGGGCGACTAATGAGCAACGCCAAAGTACAATTCTGGCTATAGGTGGTCTTAATGACCCAGAGTCCATCAAATTTCTGGCGAATCTCTTGGTTAGTGAAACCAACCCCAGCATCCAGGATACGATTCAACAAGCTTTGACAACTGTCGGGCCCCAAGCCATCCCGGAATTAAAAAATAAGAATCAGTTTTTGGTTAGCGAACTAGAGTCTGTGGGTAGCACTGCAACCCAAGAACGGGAATTACGGCAAGGGCGGCTACAAAGAAACCAGCGAACGATCAACAAGATTCTCTCTGTTTACAGTGGTAAAATCGAGGGCGTTGACCTTACTAGCACCCAATTAGGTCAAAGTGGAATTCCAGGAAGTTCCTTCTTCAACTTGGTACTAGACAACCTTGATTTATCAGGAGTTAAGTTTAAATCTGCAAATCTTAACCAAGCCAGCTTTAAGGGTAGTCGCTTTCGAGATGTGGGTGAAGATGGACGCTGGGATACCTACGACGATGTGATGGCTGATTTAAGCCAAGCTCAGTTGCAGCAAGCCAATCTTACTGATGCTAATCTCAGTCGCGTCTTGATGAACCGGACTGATTTGAGCCGCGCCACTCTCAACAGAGCCAACTTATCCAACGCACGTCTATATGAGGCTAAACTCAACAGCGCCCAACTAGTAGGAGCCGATCTGAGAAACGCTGTTTTGGAAAAAGCTAGCTTGACTGGAGCAGATTTAGGTGACGCTAAATTGAACGAAGCCAATCTCTACGCTGCCCGTTTAGGTCGCGCCACTGCCATAGGAACGCAATTATCCTTTGCCAACTTAACTAACACTGATTGGCAAGGGGCAGATTTATCAGGAGCCTATTTGGATCGTGCTAATCTCAGCAATGCTAACCTGGGCGCCACTCGTCTAGCTGGTGCTGTTTTGCGTTCTGCCCAAATGGAAAACGCTAACTTGCAAAATGCCGACCTGAGTCTTGCAGATTTACGGGGGGCAAATGTTGTTGGAGCAGATTTTAAGGGGGCAATTCTCGCTCCTAGTAAACAAGATCCAGCCGATCAATTTGTTCAAACCCCAGATTTAGGCTCAGTATCTGCCGTAGTCCAAGGGGTTGATTTTTCTAAAGCCAAAAATTTAGATTCTAAGCAATTAGCGTACATTTGTACTCAAGGAGGCATTCATCCCCGTTGCCCGTAG
- a CDS encoding iron-containing redox enzyme family protein produces the protein MKVEPAIAQTSSRLNRDIELSPAVKAQESAISSRTIAYCHEVLDRSRFFCLLKAGAITPPLMQYVFLQYHFWRDRLHQWFGLCIVKASSCTDPDQKSAIMSLADHTFTDLQDDHSEMYVEFLHDLGLSDAEIAASQRSAATASYERSFFDEFGYGTDNFYEALAALSGRELCVSIRNARILQSYFDARDMKHPTWLSLHAELEVNHFQDSIRPVLTRYDGDSTKLHSVIKAVECGIDRHVQYFEDLLHEYESLGNAV, from the coding sequence ATGAAAGTGGAACCTGCGATCGCTCAGACCTCTAGCCGCTTAAATCGAGACATCGAACTATCGCCTGCGGTGAAAGCGCAAGAATCGGCAATCAGTTCTAGAACAATCGCTTATTGTCATGAAGTCCTTGATCGCAGTCGTTTTTTTTGCCTACTCAAAGCTGGAGCCATTACTCCACCACTAATGCAATATGTTTTTCTTCAGTATCATTTTTGGCGCGATCGGCTGCATCAGTGGTTCGGCTTATGCATCGTCAAAGCTAGCAGTTGTACTGACCCAGACCAAAAATCTGCCATTATGTCTCTAGCAGATCATACCTTCACAGATTTGCAAGATGATCATAGTGAGATGTACGTAGAATTTCTTCACGATCTGGGATTGAGTGATGCTGAAATTGCAGCATCTCAACGAAGTGCCGCGACTGCATCCTATGAACGCTCGTTTTTCGATGAATTCGGCTACGGAACCGATAACTTCTACGAAGCCCTGGCTGCGCTGAGTGGTCGAGAACTGTGTGTGTCAATCCGAAATGCCAGAATTCTCCAATCCTACTTTGATGCTCGTGACATGAAGCACCCAACTTGGTTGAGCTTGCACGCGGAATTAGAGGTGAATCATTTCCAAGATTCTATTCGTCCGGTGCTGACTCGCTACGATGGGGATTCAACCAAACTTCATAGCGTAATTAAAGCCGTCGAGTGTGGGATTGATCGACACGTACAATATTTCGAGGATCTGCTGCATGAGTACGAATCCCTTGGCAATGCTGTTTAG
- a CDS encoding LysR family transcriptional regulator, whose protein sequence is MTLRPWNQLEMRQLHYFIELVAETGDKKSFSKAAERLDVEQSYLSKTIAALEAALSVELFDRTRRPPVLTAAGKVFLTELQVAVTALERAVTRAQEASRGEIGKLVVVVNTAIANSLLPDILKIFRDRYPKVELELRSMTIQEMIQGLRDNSIDVGFEHLPNPYSGDSTLNFLSIVQESFVVALPEHHPLTALKHIPLEALKDEQLILPPLDAVPSYEVVLSQFELRGFKPTLLETVKATWMVINLSLVAAGVGVSILPDNVQTLQRQGVVYRELQDTPFTRAIAVVWRRADIKALLEPAPTDSILLRQFLTVVQEIAERCASPAN, encoded by the coding sequence ATGACCCTTCGACCTTGGAATCAGCTTGAAATGCGACAGCTACACTATTTTATAGAGCTTGTTGCAGAAACAGGCGATAAAAAAAGCTTTAGCAAAGCAGCTGAACGCCTAGATGTGGAACAATCTTATCTCAGCAAAACGATCGCGGCATTGGAAGCGGCGTTGAGCGTAGAACTCTTTGATCGCACTCGTCGCCCTCCGGTGTTGACGGCGGCGGGAAAGGTTTTTCTCACCGAACTTCAGGTTGCCGTCACTGCACTGGAACGGGCGGTGACACGGGCGCAAGAAGCGAGTCGTGGCGAAATTGGCAAGTTGGTTGTGGTGGTGAACACTGCGATCGCCAATAGTTTACTTCCAGATATTCTCAAAATCTTTCGCGATCGTTATCCGAAGGTGGAATTAGAACTGCGATCGATGACGATCCAGGAAATGATCCAAGGACTACGGGATAACTCAATCGATGTTGGATTTGAACATCTGCCCAATCCTTATTCAGGTGATTCAACTCTGAATTTTCTCTCGATTGTGCAAGAGTCCTTTGTGGTTGCATTGCCAGAACATCATCCCCTGACGGCGCTCAAGCACATTCCACTAGAAGCACTCAAGGACGAGCAGCTGATTTTGCCGCCGCTTGATGCGGTGCCTTCCTACGAAGTGGTCTTATCACAATTTGAGCTTCGGGGATTCAAGCCAACATTGCTGGAAACGGTCAAAGCCACTTGGATGGTAATCAACCTCAGTTTAGTGGCAGCAGGCGTAGGCGTATCGATTCTACCGGATAACGTGCAAACGCTTCAACGTCAAGGTGTGGTGTACCGAGAGCTTCAAGACACCCCGTTTACAAGAGCAATTGCGGTGGTGTGGCGACGGGCAGATATCAAGGCTTTGTTAGAGCCAGCACCGACCGATTCGATCTTGCTGCGCCAATTCCTCACGGTAGTTCAAGAGATAGCAGAACGTTGTGCATCGCCTGCTAATTAA
- a CDS encoding GNAT family N-acetyltransferase, producing the protein MTSLLPRNLSVVIRPVQYRDLDGIERITQESFAALTPKGAGFAISQMLMLRRWYGLLKFLSWFPNPLQYRLCAYIAEQGRMLLGMIQVSPFNRTRSTWRIDQVLLERGIDKQGTGSQLLRHCFESILEARTWLLEVNINDIEALALYRQNGFQRLAEMTYWEIGPELLAELAQAEPDLPNLLPVSNADAQLLYQLDTASMPPLVRQVFDRNTRDFKTSLFGALTDAVMQWVSKIEVVSGYVFEPQRKAAIGYFQVQIDRKGEVPHVATLTVHPAYTWLYPELLSQLARIAQDFPHQGLQLASSDYQAEREEYLERIGAKRIEHTLVMSRSVWHKLRESKFVSLEGIQWTDMLQGLQPARKPIPGGMSWIQPGKLPSSDKPLQSLSEPINFSVKNPSMEAWPIPESADVQQEN; encoded by the coding sequence ATGACTTCATTACTTCCCAGAAACCTCAGCGTTGTTATCCGACCAGTCCAATACCGGGATCTGGACGGGATTGAGCGCATAACTCAAGAGTCATTCGCAGCCCTCACTCCCAAGGGAGCAGGTTTTGCCATCAGCCAGATGCTCATGCTGCGTCGCTGGTATGGATTACTCAAGTTTTTGAGTTGGTTTCCTAACCCGCTACAGTATCGCCTCTGTGCGTACATAGCAGAGCAAGGGCGGATGCTTCTAGGGATGATTCAAGTGTCACCCTTTAACCGGACACGCAGCACTTGGCGCATCGATCAAGTGCTGTTAGAGCGTGGTATCGATAAACAAGGAACTGGTTCGCAACTTTTGCGTCATTGCTTTGAATCGATTCTGGAAGCTCGGACTTGGTTACTGGAAGTTAATATCAATGACATAGAGGCGCTGGCACTATATCGACAAAATGGATTTCAGCGTCTGGCAGAAATGACCTACTGGGAAATTGGGCCAGAATTACTGGCTGAATTAGCACAAGCAGAGCCAGACTTACCCAACCTCTTGCCAGTAAGTAATGCTGATGCCCAGTTGCTATATCAACTAGATACGGCATCGATGCCACCTTTGGTACGTCAGGTTTTTGACCGGAACACGCGCGACTTTAAAACCAGTTTGTTTGGTGCTTTAACTGATGCGGTAATGCAATGGGTGAGCAAAATAGAAGTAGTGAGTGGTTACGTATTTGAACCGCAACGCAAAGCTGCGATCGGCTATTTTCAGGTGCAAATTGACCGTAAGGGTGAAGTCCCCCACGTTGCAACGCTGACGGTTCATCCTGCTTATACCTGGCTGTATCCAGAATTATTATCTCAGCTGGCTCGTATTGCCCAAGATTTTCCCCACCAAGGTTTACAACTCGCTTCCTCAGACTATCAGGCAGAGCGAGAAGAGTATTTGGAGCGAATTGGAGCAAAACGGATAGAACATACATTAGTTATGTCTCGCTCCGTGTGGCACAAGCTACGGGAGTCTAAATTCGTCTCCTTAGAAGGGATTCAGTGGACTGATATGCTACAAGGTTTACAACCGGCACGTAAACCGATACCAGGTGGAATGTCATGGATACAACCAGGCAAGTTGCCATCCTCAGATAAACCACTGCAAAGCTTGTCAGAACCGATTAACTTTTCGGTAAAAAATCCTAGCATGGAAGCATGGCCGATTCCTGAATCAGCAGATGTACAGCAGGAGAATTAA
- the ruvX gene encoding Holliday junction resolvase RuvX — MISQEQPKPFISALGLDFGRKRIGVAGCDRTGLIATGITTIERTSFEQDVEQIRQIVNEREVQILVMGLPYSMDGSLGFQARQVQKFTTRLAKALNLPVEYMDERLTSYQAEQLLIAENRSPSRHKGLIDRKAAALILQQWLDVKRASSRSSVAAIEY, encoded by the coding sequence GTGATATCCCAAGAGCAACCAAAACCTTTTATTTCAGCGTTGGGACTAGATTTCGGTCGCAAGCGGATTGGTGTGGCCGGGTGCGATCGCACAGGTTTAATTGCGACAGGGATTACCACAATTGAGCGCACATCTTTTGAGCAGGATGTCGAGCAAATCCGGCAAATAGTTAATGAACGCGAGGTGCAAATCCTAGTTATGGGCTTACCTTATTCAATGGATGGCTCACTAGGATTTCAGGCGCGTCAAGTTCAGAAATTTACTACAAGACTTGCTAAAGCACTGAATCTGCCTGTGGAATATATGGATGAGCGATTAACTTCATATCAAGCAGAACAACTGCTGATAGCTGAGAACCGCTCCCCGTCACGCCATAAAGGTTTGATTGACCGTAAGGCAGCCGCTTTGATTTTACAACAATGGTTGGATGTTAAGCGTGCCAGTTCCCGCAGTTCAGTGGCGGCTATTGAGTATTGA
- a CDS encoding DUF3727 domain-containing protein — MFSSPFSEENDNAHAGSITLTDEKGRSLECYIEHSLEVDEQEYVLLLPVDSPVEIFSWEGDGEEEEAVLVEDDSIIEQIFATAQAVLSEQNLILKNTAYALTVAGDLPPVEESELFTLEIEDEEADLDPEQLQLLASFYDEDQEYAIYTPLDPLLFFARITKTGEPELLSPEEFRKVQPLLEEHLFNEVE, encoded by the coding sequence ATGTTTTCCTCTCCATTCTCTGAAGAAAATGATAACGCTCATGCGGGTTCCATCACTTTAACCGACGAAAAAGGGCGATCGCTCGAATGTTACATAGAGCATTCCCTCGAAGTCGATGAACAAGAATACGTTTTACTTCTTCCTGTAGACTCACCTGTAGAAATTTTTTCTTGGGAAGGTGACGGTGAGGAAGAAGAAGCGGTTCTGGTAGAAGATGACAGCATTATTGAGCAAATTTTTGCCACTGCCCAAGCTGTACTATCTGAGCAGAACCTGATATTGAAGAACACAGCTTATGCTCTGACTGTTGCAGGTGACTTACCGCCTGTTGAAGAATCGGAACTGTTCACCTTAGAAATCGAAGACGAAGAGGCGGATTTAGATCCGGAACAATTACAGCTACTCGCTAGCTTCTATGATGAAGATCAGGAGTATGCAATTTATACACCCCTCGATCCCCTATTATTTTTTGCACGGATAACAAAAACAGGTGAACCTGAATTACTCTCTCCAGAAGAGTTTCGCAAAGTGCAACCTCTGTTAGAGGAACATCTTTTTAATGAAGTGGAATAA
- a CDS encoding YqeG family HAD IIIA-type phosphatase: protein MAWNNLLQPDLILEGSVLNLTPDIIQKYGLKGLVLDVDETLVPFTVGIASPELREWVEQIRTCTALCLVSNNLSEARIGGIARSLNLPYYLGAAKPSRRKIRAALRGMDLPVHQVGMVGDRLFTDVIAGNRLGMFTILVEPIIHADAALRSHPVRNFEVWVSEILGASITPKKSKIHKR, encoded by the coding sequence ATGGCCTGGAACAATCTTTTACAGCCTGACTTGATTTTAGAAGGTTCAGTGTTGAATTTAACACCAGATATTATCCAAAAATACGGGCTTAAAGGGCTGGTGTTGGATGTAGATGAAACTTTAGTACCCTTTACAGTAGGAATAGCTTCCCCAGAACTACGAGAGTGGGTGGAGCAAATTCGTACCTGTACTGCATTGTGCTTGGTGAGTAACAACCTGAGTGAAGCGCGAATTGGTGGAATTGCGCGATCGCTCAATCTACCTTACTATTTGGGTGCAGCCAAGCCCTCCCGACGCAAAATTAGGGCAGCCCTTAGGGGAATGGATCTACCAGTGCATCAAGTGGGGATGGTAGGCGATCGCTTATTTACCGATGTCATCGCAGGTAATCGCCTGGGGATGTTTACCATTCTAGTTGAACCGATTATCCATGCAGACGCGGCTCTCCGCTCTCATCCTGTCCGCAACTTTGAAGTTTGGGTATCTGAAATTCTGGGAGCCTCTATTACCCCCAAGAAAAGCAAGATTCATAAAAGGTAA
- the proB gene encoding glutamate 5-kinase — protein MSLTIVVKIGTSSLTQPETGQLALSTIATLAETLCHLRRQGHRVILVSSGAVGVGCARLGLTERPKAIALKQAVAAVGQGRLIRIYDDLFTTLQQAIAQVLLTRSDLVQRSRYLNAYNTFQELLGLGVIPIVNENDTVAIDELKFGDNDTLSALVASLVEADWLFLLTDVDRLYSADPRSVPDARPIALVSSIKELAQLQIQTGSQGSQWGTGGMATKISAARIAIAAGVRTVITQGRFPQNIEKIIQGELIGTHFEPQPEPTSARKRWIAYGLLPAGKLYLDEGAIAAISLAGKSLLAAGIKLVEGEFRTQDAVQLCDSNGNEIARGLVNYNSDELQKIRGCHSREISAILGYAGVETVIHRDNLVLI, from the coding sequence ATGTCATTAACAATTGTTGTCAAAATCGGCACTTCTAGCCTAACCCAACCAGAAACAGGACAATTAGCACTTTCTACCATCGCTACCTTGGCGGAGACACTCTGCCATTTAAGACGCCAGGGACATCGGGTAATTTTGGTTTCCTCTGGGGCTGTGGGCGTAGGTTGTGCGCGGTTAGGCTTAACTGAACGTCCCAAAGCGATCGCACTAAAACAGGCTGTTGCAGCAGTTGGACAAGGCAGGTTAATTCGGATATACGATGATTTATTTACTACCTTGCAACAGGCGATTGCTCAAGTATTACTGACTCGCAGCGACTTGGTACAGCGCAGCCGCTATCTCAATGCCTACAACACTTTTCAGGAACTACTAGGACTGGGAGTGATCCCTATAGTCAATGAAAATGATACTGTAGCCATAGATGAACTAAAATTCGGTGATAATGACACCCTTTCGGCATTGGTTGCCAGCCTAGTAGAAGCAGATTGGCTATTTTTACTTACCGATGTCGATAGACTATACTCAGCCGATCCGCGTTCCGTACCAGATGCGCGGCCGATCGCTTTAGTGAGTAGCATTAAAGAATTAGCTCAATTACAAATACAAACAGGTTCCCAAGGTTCTCAGTGGGGTACTGGCGGTATGGCGACAAAAATTTCGGCTGCCAGAATTGCGATCGCGGCGGGAGTTCGTACTGTAATTACCCAAGGGCGATTTCCCCAGAATATCGAAAAAATTATCCAGGGTGAACTGATTGGGACGCATTTTGAACCGCAACCTGAACCAACTTCGGCGCGTAAACGTTGGATAGCTTACGGACTTTTACCTGCGGGTAAATTGTATTTAGATGAAGGTGCGATCGCGGCAATTTCTCTAGCGGGAAAATCGTTATTAGCAGCTGGAATTAAGCTAGTAGAAGGAGAGTTTCGCACACAGGATGCTGTGCAATTGTGTGACAGTAACGGCAACGAAATTGCTAGAGGACTTGTGAATTACAACAGCGATGAATTGCAAAAGATTCGCGGCTGTCATTCGCGGGAAATTTCCGCAATTTTAGGCTATGCGGGTGTGGAAACCGTGATTCATCGGGATAATTTGGTTTTGATTTAG
- a CDS encoding Uma2 family endonuclease: MTQTLENAVNLPEEQRFFKRGLSWEQFKAIQASFENVPGVRLFYCEGILEIVTIGKPHEVIKCLIAGLLINYFEIKGIEFFPSGSFSQIIPKILEYQADLSYCFGTDKSVPDLCIEVVITSGSPIKLQKYKLMGVPEVWFWEDGTIEVYCLREQEYEKVVTSELLPELDLSLLNRCILLSSPLEALREFRQGIQQ, translated from the coding sequence ATGACTCAAACGTTAGAAAATGCTGTTAACTTACCAGAAGAACAACGCTTCTTCAAACGTGGATTAAGTTGGGAACAGTTTAAAGCGATTCAAGCCAGCTTTGAAAATGTACCGGGAGTACGGTTGTTTTATTGTGAGGGGATCTTAGAAATTGTGACTATTGGTAAACCTCATGAGGTGATTAAGTGTTTAATTGCTGGACTATTGATTAATTATTTTGAAATCAAAGGTATTGAATTTTTTCCTAGTGGTAGTTTTAGCCAGATTATTCCCAAGATATTAGAATATCAAGCAGATTTATCTTATTGCTTTGGAACGGACAAATCTGTACCAGACTTGTGCATTGAAGTAGTGATTACTAGCGGTAGTCCCATAAAGTTACAGAAGTACAAATTAATGGGAGTCCCGGAAGTTTGGTTTTGGGAAGATGGCACAATTGAAGTTTACTGCTTACGAGAGCAAGAATATGAGAAAGTTGTTACAAGTGAGCTATTACCAGAATTAGATTTATCCCTGCTCAATCGTTGTATTTTGTTGTCGTCTCCCTTGGAAGCGCTTAGAGAGTTTCGCCAGGGTATTCAGCAGTAA
- a CDS encoding ROK family protein, whose product MTLILSLDFGGTKLAAGLVNVGSRKWLRYERRLSPANANASTDLEIMRSLIYSLLEDTKPAAIGVSFGGPVDASTGTVRLSHHVAGWENIPLKGLLEEEFGVSVGVDNDANVAALGEHRFGAGQGYDSLFYITVSTGVGGGWILNGQPWRGAGGMAGEIGHIVVDPAGPVCLCGKRGCVERLASGPYMAQNVREILENEPPSRQVRQGGEVLRGLVGDDLTLLTGQLVSEAAAAGDDLAKEVLHKAAWALGVGIGNVANLMNPQRFVLGGGVMKAGEDFWQVVRQVARETALPEVDFEIVPAVLGDDAPLWGGVAIASIMVKA is encoded by the coding sequence ATGACATTAATTTTATCTCTAGATTTTGGCGGAACTAAATTGGCGGCAGGATTGGTAAATGTCGGTTCTAGAAAGTGGTTGCGTTATGAACGTCGTCTCTCGCCAGCGAATGCAAATGCTAGTACTGACTTGGAAATTATGCGATCGCTAATATACTCTCTGTTAGAAGACACAAAACCTGCTGCGATCGGTGTCAGCTTTGGCGGCCCTGTAGATGCTTCCACGGGGACGGTGCGACTATCTCATCATGTGGCTGGATGGGAGAATATTCCTCTCAAAGGTTTGTTGGAGGAGGAGTTTGGCGTGAGTGTTGGTGTAGATAATGATGCTAATGTTGCTGCTTTGGGTGAACATCGTTTTGGTGCGGGACAGGGGTACGATAGCTTGTTTTATATAACTGTCAGCACTGGTGTGGGTGGTGGTTGGATACTCAACGGCCAGCCTTGGCGGGGTGCTGGTGGGATGGCTGGCGAAATTGGACATATTGTTGTAGATCCTGCGGGGCCAGTTTGTTTGTGTGGGAAGCGGGGATGCGTGGAACGTTTGGCGTCGGGGCCTTATATGGCGCAAAATGTTAGGGAAATTTTGGAGAACGAACCGCCAAGTCGCCAAGTACGCCAAGGAGGAGAGGTGTTGAGGGGTTTGGTGGGGGATGATTTAACTTTGCTGACGGGGCAGTTGGTAAGTGAAGCGGCGGCGGCTGGTGATGATTTGGCTAAGGAAGTTTTGCATAAGGCTGCTTGGGCGCTGGGTGTGGGTATTGGCAATGTGGCGAATTTGATGAATCCGCAGCGCTTTGTGTTGGGGGGCGGTGTGATGAAGGCGGGGGAAGATTTTTGGCAGGTGGTGCGTCAAGTGGCGCGGGAGACGGCTTTACCGGAGGTTGATTTTGAAATTGTGCCGGCGGTTCTGGGGGATGATGCGCCGTTGTGGGGCGGTGTGGCGATCGCTTCTATTATGGTAAAGGCATAA
- a CDS encoding Mut7-C RNAse domain-containing protein → MAIAYFYFHGELNHFLPRHHKQVKISHFFEERASIKDMIESLGVPHPEVDFINVNDEYVNFSYIVADGDIINVYPISAMSTIIPSISVMPEPLSIIRFVLDIHLGKLATSLRLLGFDTLYRNDYEDEKLAQISYSQARILLTRDKGLLMRSLVTHGYYVRNTNPQQQILEVLQRYDLFKLISPFKRCLRCNGLLEPVDKQSIIEQVPEKVRSLLYEFQRCQDCDRIYWKGSHYERLQQFVDKVLNSQRDK, encoded by the coding sequence ATGGCGATCGCATATTTCTATTTTCATGGAGAACTGAATCATTTTTTACCACGGCATCATAAGCAGGTGAAAATATCCCATTTTTTTGAGGAGAGGGCGTCAATTAAGGACATGATTGAGTCCTTGGGTGTCCCTCATCCAGAAGTTGATTTTATAAATGTTAATGATGAATATGTAAATTTTTCTTACATAGTTGCGGATGGAGATATTATCAATGTTTATCCAATTTCTGCTATGTCTACTATTATACCAAGCATTTCTGTCATGCCAGAACCGCTTAGTATTATCCGTTTTGTTTTAGATATCCATTTGGGGAAGCTGGCGACATCTCTACGACTTTTAGGTTTTGATACTTTATACCGCAATGACTACGAGGATGAGAAACTAGCCCAGATATCCTACAGCCAAGCACGGATTCTCTTGACTCGTGATAAGGGTCTATTAATGCGTAGTTTGGTAACGCATGGGTATTACGTTAGAAATACTAACCCTCAACAACAAATCTTGGAAGTATTACAACGCTACGACTTGTTTAAATTAATCTCACCATTTAAACGGTGTTTGCGTTGCAATGGATTATTAGAACCTGTAGATAAGCAATCGATTATTGAGCAAGTGCCAGAAAAGGTGCGATCGCTCCTTTATGAATTCCAGCGTTGCCAAGACTGCGATCGCATTTATTGGAAAGGTTCACATTATGAACGATTGCAACAATTTGTTGACAAAGTACTCAACTCACAAAGAGATAAGTAA